One genomic segment of Manis pentadactyla isolate mManPen7 chromosome 1, mManPen7.hap1, whole genome shotgun sequence includes these proteins:
- the PHF7 gene encoding PHD finger protein 7 isoform X3 yields the protein MKTVKDQKECQVLRKSAKTRRATRRKLSSGPVCLLCLREPGDPEKLGEFLQKDNLSVHYFCLTCFVCKEKGAAINCQEGQCARNFHLPCGQERGCLSQFYGEYKSFCGKHRPTQDIQRGQVGEQSCVLCCEDLSQASVENIQSPCCSRPVYHRECIQKYAHTSAKHFFKCPQCNNREEFPQEMLRMGIHIPDRDAAWELEPGAFSELYQHYQHCDAPVCLYEQGRDSFEDEGRWCLTLCATCGSRGTHRHCSSLRSCSKTWECEDCAPSAEAADCTAENSGDTPCCSSTFSSGHFCTGTSPDEHLGPCTDRPGPSLLEKPESSSGRRGRSGQPKGARMTKSYKKSK from the exons ATGAAGACTGTAAAAGACCAGAAGGAATGTCAAGTATTGAG aaagtctgccaagACAAGGAGGGCGACCCGGAGGAAGCTGTCCTCAGGGCCCG TTTGCCTGCTATGCCTTCGAGAACCTGGGGATCCCGAAAAATTAGGGGAATTTCTTCAGAAAGACAATCTGAGTGTGCATTATTTCTGTCTT ACCTGCTTTGTGTGCAAGGAAAAGGGAGCTGCCATCAACTGCCAGGAGGGTCAGTGCGCCAGAAACTTCCATCTGCCTTGTGGCCAGGAGAGGGGCTGCCTTTCACAGTTCTATGGAGAGTACAA GTCGTTTTGTGGGAAACATCGTCCAACACAGGACATCCAAcgggggcaggtgggggagcAGAGCTGCGTCTTGTGCTGTGAAGACTTATCCCAAGCGAGCGTTGAGAACATCCAGAGCCCGTGCTGCAGTCGGCCTGTCTACCACCGCGAGTGCATACAG AAGTATGCCCACACATCAGCAAAGCATTTCTTCAAATGTCCACAGTGCAACAACCGAGAAGAGTTTCCTCAAGAAATGCTAAGAATGGGGATTCATATTCCAGACAG AGATGCTGCCTGGGAACTCGAGCCAGGGGCTTTCTCAGAGCTGTATCAGCACTATCAGCATTGTGATGCCCCCGTCTGTCTCTATGAACAAGGCAGAGACAGCTTTGAGGATGAAGG GAGGTGGTGCCTCACTCTGTGTGCTACATGCGGATCCCGAGGGACCCACAGGCACTGCTCCTCCCTCAGATCCTGCAGCAAGACGTGGGAGTGTGAGGACTGCGCGCCTTCCGCAGAAGCCGCAG ACTGCACAGCTGAAAACTCGGGGGACACCCCCTGCTGCAGCAGCACCTTCAGCTCTGGGCATTTCTGCACAGGCACCAGCCCGGATGAGCATCTAGGCCCTTGCACTGATCGGCCGGGACCTTCCTTGTTAGAAAAACCAGAGTCCTCCAGTGGCCGGCGGGGCCGCTCCGGGCAGCCCAAGGGTGCCAGAATGACCAAGAGCTACAAAAAATCCAAGTAA
- the PHF7 gene encoding PHD finger protein 7 isoform X2 yields MKTVKDQKECQVLRKSAKTRRATRRKLSSGPVCLLCLREPGDPEKLGEFLQKDNLSVHYFCLILSSKLLQRGRSNRGFYGFLPEDIREEAARASRKEKGAAINCQEGQCARNFHLPCGQERGCLSQFYGEYKSFCGKHRPTQDIQRGQVGEQSCVLCCEDLSQASVENIQSPCCSRPVYHRECIQKYAHTSAKHFFKCPQCNNREEFPQEMLRMGIHIPDRDAAWELEPGAFSELYQHYQHCDAPVCLYEQGRDSFEDEGRWCLTLCATCGSRGTHRHCSSLRSCSKTWECEDCAPSAEAADCTAENSGDTPCCSSTFSSGHFCTGTSPDEHLGPCTDRPGPSLLEKPESSSGRRGRSGQPKGARMTKSYKKSK; encoded by the exons ATGAAGACTGTAAAAGACCAGAAGGAATGTCAAGTATTGAG aaagtctgccaagACAAGGAGGGCGACCCGGAGGAAGCTGTCCTCAGGGCCCG TTTGCCTGCTATGCCTTCGAGAACCTGGGGATCCCGAAAAATTAGGGGAATTTCTTCAGAAAGACAATCTGAGTGTGCATTATTTCTGTCTT ATACTGTCTAGCaagctgcttcagaggggccggTCCAACAGAGGTTTCTATGGATTCCTGCCTGAAGACATCAGAGAGGAGGCAGCCCGGGCTTCTAGGAAG GAAAAGGGAGCTGCCATCAACTGCCAGGAGGGTCAGTGCGCCAGAAACTTCCATCTGCCTTGTGGCCAGGAGAGGGGCTGCCTTTCACAGTTCTATGGAGAGTACAA GTCGTTTTGTGGGAAACATCGTCCAACACAGGACATCCAAcgggggcaggtgggggagcAGAGCTGCGTCTTGTGCTGTGAAGACTTATCCCAAGCGAGCGTTGAGAACATCCAGAGCCCGTGCTGCAGTCGGCCTGTCTACCACCGCGAGTGCATACAG AAGTATGCCCACACATCAGCAAAGCATTTCTTCAAATGTCCACAGTGCAACAACCGAGAAGAGTTTCCTCAAGAAATGCTAAGAATGGGGATTCATATTCCAGACAG AGATGCTGCCTGGGAACTCGAGCCAGGGGCTTTCTCAGAGCTGTATCAGCACTATCAGCATTGTGATGCCCCCGTCTGTCTCTATGAACAAGGCAGAGACAGCTTTGAGGATGAAGG GAGGTGGTGCCTCACTCTGTGTGCTACATGCGGATCCCGAGGGACCCACAGGCACTGCTCCTCCCTCAGATCCTGCAGCAAGACGTGGGAGTGTGAGGACTGCGCGCCTTCCGCAGAAGCCGCAG ACTGCACAGCTGAAAACTCGGGGGACACCCCCTGCTGCAGCAGCACCTTCAGCTCTGGGCATTTCTGCACAGGCACCAGCCCGGATGAGCATCTAGGCCCTTGCACTGATCGGCCGGGACCTTCCTTGTTAGAAAAACCAGAGTCCTCCAGTGGCCGGCGGGGCCGCTCCGGGCAGCCCAAGGGTGCCAGAATGACCAAGAGCTACAAAAAATCCAAGTAA
- the PHF7 gene encoding PHD finger protein 7 isoform X1 — MKTVKDQKECQVLRKSAKTRRATRRKLSSGPVCLLCLREPGDPEKLGEFLQKDNLSVHYFCLILSSKLLQRGRSNRGFYGFLPEDIREEAARASRKTCFVCKEKGAAINCQEGQCARNFHLPCGQERGCLSQFYGEYKSFCGKHRPTQDIQRGQVGEQSCVLCCEDLSQASVENIQSPCCSRPVYHRECIQKYAHTSAKHFFKCPQCNNREEFPQEMLRMGIHIPDRDAAWELEPGAFSELYQHYQHCDAPVCLYEQGRDSFEDEGRWCLTLCATCGSRGTHRHCSSLRSCSKTWECEDCAPSAEAADCTAENSGDTPCCSSTFSSGHFCTGTSPDEHLGPCTDRPGPSLLEKPESSSGRRGRSGQPKGARMTKSYKKSK, encoded by the exons ATGAAGACTGTAAAAGACCAGAAGGAATGTCAAGTATTGAG aaagtctgccaagACAAGGAGGGCGACCCGGAGGAAGCTGTCCTCAGGGCCCG TTTGCCTGCTATGCCTTCGAGAACCTGGGGATCCCGAAAAATTAGGGGAATTTCTTCAGAAAGACAATCTGAGTGTGCATTATTTCTGTCTT ATACTGTCTAGCaagctgcttcagaggggccggTCCAACAGAGGTTTCTATGGATTCCTGCCTGAAGACATCAGAGAGGAGGCAGCCCGGGCTTCTAGGAAG ACCTGCTTTGTGTGCAAGGAAAAGGGAGCTGCCATCAACTGCCAGGAGGGTCAGTGCGCCAGAAACTTCCATCTGCCTTGTGGCCAGGAGAGGGGCTGCCTTTCACAGTTCTATGGAGAGTACAA GTCGTTTTGTGGGAAACATCGTCCAACACAGGACATCCAAcgggggcaggtgggggagcAGAGCTGCGTCTTGTGCTGTGAAGACTTATCCCAAGCGAGCGTTGAGAACATCCAGAGCCCGTGCTGCAGTCGGCCTGTCTACCACCGCGAGTGCATACAG AAGTATGCCCACACATCAGCAAAGCATTTCTTCAAATGTCCACAGTGCAACAACCGAGAAGAGTTTCCTCAAGAAATGCTAAGAATGGGGATTCATATTCCAGACAG AGATGCTGCCTGGGAACTCGAGCCAGGGGCTTTCTCAGAGCTGTATCAGCACTATCAGCATTGTGATGCCCCCGTCTGTCTCTATGAACAAGGCAGAGACAGCTTTGAGGATGAAGG GAGGTGGTGCCTCACTCTGTGTGCTACATGCGGATCCCGAGGGACCCACAGGCACTGCTCCTCCCTCAGATCCTGCAGCAAGACGTGGGAGTGTGAGGACTGCGCGCCTTCCGCAGAAGCCGCAG ACTGCACAGCTGAAAACTCGGGGGACACCCCCTGCTGCAGCAGCACCTTCAGCTCTGGGCATTTCTGCACAGGCACCAGCCCGGATGAGCATCTAGGCCCTTGCACTGATCGGCCGGGACCTTCCTTGTTAGAAAAACCAGAGTCCTCCAGTGGCCGGCGGGGCCGCTCCGGGCAGCCCAAGGGTGCCAGAATGACCAAGAGCTACAAAAAATCCAAGTAA
- the PHF7 gene encoding PHD finger protein 7 isoform X4 has translation MKTVKDQKECQVLRKSAKTRRATRRKLSSGPVCLLCLREPGDPEKLGEFLQKDNLSVHYFCLILSSKLLQRGRSNRGFYGFLPEDIREEAARASRKTCFVCKEKGAAINCQEGQCARNFHLPCGQERGCLSQFYGEYKSFCGKHRPTQDIQRGQVGEQSCVLCCEDLSQASVENIQSPCCSRPVYHRECIQKYAHTSAKHFFKCPQCNNREEFPQEMLRMGIHIPDRRWCLTLCATCGSRGTHRHCSSLRSCSKTWECEDCAPSAEAADCTAENSGDTPCCSSTFSSGHFCTGTSPDEHLGPCTDRPGPSLLEKPESSSGRRGRSGQPKGARMTKSYKKSK, from the exons ATGAAGACTGTAAAAGACCAGAAGGAATGTCAAGTATTGAG aaagtctgccaagACAAGGAGGGCGACCCGGAGGAAGCTGTCCTCAGGGCCCG TTTGCCTGCTATGCCTTCGAGAACCTGGGGATCCCGAAAAATTAGGGGAATTTCTTCAGAAAGACAATCTGAGTGTGCATTATTTCTGTCTT ATACTGTCTAGCaagctgcttcagaggggccggTCCAACAGAGGTTTCTATGGATTCCTGCCTGAAGACATCAGAGAGGAGGCAGCCCGGGCTTCTAGGAAG ACCTGCTTTGTGTGCAAGGAAAAGGGAGCTGCCATCAACTGCCAGGAGGGTCAGTGCGCCAGAAACTTCCATCTGCCTTGTGGCCAGGAGAGGGGCTGCCTTTCACAGTTCTATGGAGAGTACAA GTCGTTTTGTGGGAAACATCGTCCAACACAGGACATCCAAcgggggcaggtgggggagcAGAGCTGCGTCTTGTGCTGTGAAGACTTATCCCAAGCGAGCGTTGAGAACATCCAGAGCCCGTGCTGCAGTCGGCCTGTCTACCACCGCGAGTGCATACAG AAGTATGCCCACACATCAGCAAAGCATTTCTTCAAATGTCCACAGTGCAACAACCGAGAAGAGTTTCCTCAAGAAATGCTAAGAATGGGGATTCATATTCCAGACAG GAGGTGGTGCCTCACTCTGTGTGCTACATGCGGATCCCGAGGGACCCACAGGCACTGCTCCTCCCTCAGATCCTGCAGCAAGACGTGGGAGTGTGAGGACTGCGCGCCTTCCGCAGAAGCCGCAG ACTGCACAGCTGAAAACTCGGGGGACACCCCCTGCTGCAGCAGCACCTTCAGCTCTGGGCATTTCTGCACAGGCACCAGCCCGGATGAGCATCTAGGCCCTTGCACTGATCGGCCGGGACCTTCCTTGTTAGAAAAACCAGAGTCCTCCAGTGGCCGGCGGGGCCGCTCCGGGCAGCCCAAGGGTGCCAGAATGACCAAGAGCTACAAAAAATCCAAGTAA
- the BAP1 gene encoding ubiquitin carboxyl-terminal hydrolase BAP1, with protein MNKGWLELESDPGLFTLLVEDFGVKGVQVEEIYDLQSKCQGPVYGFIFLFKWIEERRSRRKVSTLVDDTSVIDDDIVNNMFFAHQLIPNSCATHALLSVLLNCSSVDLGPTLSRMKDFTKGFSPESKGYAIGNAPELAKAHNSHARPEPRHLPEKQNGLSAVRTMEAFHFVSYVPITGRLFELDGLKVYPIDHGPWGEDEEWTDKARRVIMERIGLATAGEPYHDIRFNLMAVVPDRRIKYEARLHVLKVNRQTVLEALQQLIRVTQPELIQTHKSQESQLPDESKPASSKSPLALETARAPAASEGTHTDGVEEVAGACPQAPTHSPPGKPKLVVKPPGSSLNGVPPSPSPIVQRLPAFLDNHNYAKSPMQEEEDLAAGVGRSRVPVRPPQQYSDDEDDYEDDEDDDVQSTTSAVRYKRKGPGKPGSLSGSGDGQLSVLQPNTINVLAEKLKESQKDLSTPLSIKTGSGAGSPAVAMPMHSQPSPTPSNESTDTASEIGSAFNSPLRSPIRSANPTRPSSPVTSHISKVLFGEDDSLLRVDCIRYNRAVRDLGPVISTGLLHLAEDGVLSPLALTEGGKGSSPSVRPSQGNQASSGLEEKEAVEAVDGREKSGLVRPCEPSNGEKYSPKELLALLKCVEAEIANYEACLKEEVEKRKKFKVDDQRRTHNYDEFICTFISMLAQEGMLANLVEQNISVRRRQGVSIGRLHKQRKPDRRKRSRPYKAKRQ; from the exons ATGAATAAGGGCTGGCTGGAGCTGGAGAGCGACCCTG GCCTCTTCACCCTCCTGGTGGAAGATTTCG GTGTCAAAGGTGTGCAGGTGGAGGAGATCTATGATCTTCAGAGCAAATGCCAGGG CCCTGTGTACGGGTTCATCTTCCTGTTCAAATGGATCGAAGAGCGCCGATCTCGTCGCAAGGTCTCTACCTTGGTGGATGACACATCTGTGATTGATGACGATATCGTGAATAACATGTTCTTTGCCCACCAG CTGATTCCCAACTCTTGTGCCACTCATGCCCTGCTGAGCGTGCTCCTGAACTGCAGCAGTGTGGACCTGGGGCCTACCCTGAGTCGCATGAAGGACTTCACCAAAGGCTTCAGCCCTGAG AGTAAAGGATATGCGATTGGTAATGCCCCGGAGTTGGCCAAGGCACATAACAGCCATGCCAG GCCTGAACCACGCCACCTCCCCGAGAAGCAGAACGGGCTGAGCGCAGTGCGAACCATGGAGGCATTCCACTTTGTCAGCTACGTGCCCATCACAGGCCGGCTCTTCGAGCTGGATGGGCTGAAGGTCTACCCCATTGATCACG GGCCCTGGGGGGAGGATGAGGAGTGGACAGACAAGGCCCGGAGGGTCATCATGGAGCGTATTGGCCTCGCCACTGCAGG GGAGCCCTACCACGACATCCGCTTCAACCTGATGGCGGTGGTGCCTGACCGCAGGATCAAGTATGAGGCCAGGCTGCACGTGCTGAAGGTGAACCGGCAGACCGTGCTGGAGGCGCTGCAGCAG CTGATAAGGGTAACACAGCCAGAGCTGATTCAGACCCACAAGTCCCAAGAGTCACAGCTGCCTGACGAGTCCAAACCCGCCAGCAGCAAGTCCCCCCTGGCACTGGAGACAGCCAGGGCCCCGGCGGCTTCTGAGGGCACCCACACAG ATGGGGTGGAGGAGGTGGCTGGTGCGTGTCCACAAGCCCCGACACACAGCCCTCCTGGCAAGCCCAAGCTGGTGGTGAAGCCTCCTGGGAGCAGCCTCAATGGGGTtccccccagcccctctcccattgTCCAGCGGCTGCCGGCCTTCCTGGACAATCACAACTATGCCAAGTCCCCCATGCAG gaggaggaagaccTGGCAGCAGGTGTGGGCCGCAGCCGAGTTCCAGTGCGCCCACCCCAGCAGTACTCCGATGACGAGGATGACTATGAGGATGACGAGGACGATGACGTGCAGAGCACCACCTCTGCTGTCAG GTACAAGCGGAAGGGGCCAGGGAAGCCAGGATCATTGAGTGGCTCTGGGGATGGGCAGCTGTCAGTGCTTCAGCCCAACACCATCAACGTCTTGGCCGAGAAGCTCAAAGAGTCCCAGAAAGACCTCTCGACTCCTCTGTCCATCAAGACAGGCAGCGGGGCCGGGAGTCCAGCGGTGGCCATGCCCATGCACTCGCAGCCCTCGCCCACCCCCAGCAACGAGAGCACAGACACCGCCTCCGAGATCGGCAGTGCTTTCAACTCGCCGCTGCGCTCGCCCATCCGCTCAGCCAACCCGACGCGGCCCTCCAGCCCTGTCACCTCCCACATCTCCAAGGTGCTTTTTGGAGAGGATGACAGCCTGCTGCGTGTTGACTGCATACGCTACAACCGCGCTGTACGCGACCTGGGGCCTGTCATCAGCACGGGCCTGCTGCACCTAGCTGAGGACGGGGTGCTGAGTCCCCTGGCATTGACAG AGGGTGGGAAGGGTTCCTCGCCCTCCGTTAGACCGAGCCAAGGCAACCAGGCGTCCAGCGGCCTGGAGGAGAAGGAGGCAGTGGAAGCTGTGGATGGCAGAGAGAAGTCTGGGCTGGTCAGGCCCTGTGAACCCTCAAACGGGGAGAAGTACTCACCCAAG GAGCTGCTGGCGCTGTTGAAGTGTGTGGAGGCTGAGATTGCAAACTATGAGGCCTGCCTCAAGGAGGAGgtggagaagaggaagaaattcaAG GTCGACGACCAGCGGAGGACCCACAACTATGATGAGTTCATTTGCACCTTCATCTCCATGCTGGCTCAGGAAG GCATGCTGGCCAACCTGGTAGAGCAGAACATCTCGGTGCGACGGCGCCAAGGGGTCAGCATTGGCCGGCTCCACAAGCAACGGAAGCCTGACCGGCGGAAACGCTCACGCCCGTACAAGGCCAAGCGCCAGTGA